The Prosthecomicrobium sp. N25 nucleotide sequence GCGGCCGGGATCACCCGGGGGAGGTCGAGCGTCAGGCCGGCGATCTCGAGCACGAGCTTCATCTTCAGCGCCGTGCCGAAGTTCGCCATGCCCTTGACGGGAATCGCGAAGGAGCCCTCGCCGCCGATCACGCAGTCCTCGTAGTAGCGGTCGAGCTGCGGGATCGGGTTCCAGTCGAGATTGGTCTCCTTGATGACGATCGGCAGCCCGTTGATCGTCACGCCCTGGGAGACGAGCGCGTCGCGCGCCTCCGAGACGACCACGCCCTGGTTGTTGGGCCCGTCCCCGGAGATGTCGACCACCTTGCGGGTGGCGTTGACGCCCGAGCGGGTGAACAGCTCGCCCGCATACGTCATGGCGGCGCTGATCGAGGTCCGCTGCAGGTTGTTGAGCGGCGCCGAGCCGATCCTGGCCGCGAAGGCCTTGGCGGCGTCCGGCCCGTCGATGATCGTCCAGGGCGCGACCAGCACCTGCTGGTCCAGGCTGCCCCACTCGAAATAGGCCACCGCGATGCGCCGGTGGCGGCCGTACGAAATGGCGGTCAGCACCTCCTCGGAGGTGAGCGCGCCGACGTAGCCGTCGCGCTGCAGCGTCTGTTCCTCCTTGTCCATGCTCTGGGAGGCGTCGACGGCAAGGACCAGCGCGACGTCGACATTGGTCGGGGCCACGTTGGCGAAGCCCCGGGCCTGGGCGTCGGCGCCGGTCGGGATGAAGAGGGCTAGGAGCGCGAGGGTCGCCAGGAGGGCGTCGAGGGGACGGGAGAGAAGAGCATGCACGGCAAGCCTCCATCAGGCTGTCGAGGGCTCCCGGCCGTCTCTCTCCCCGGCTGCCCGGCCGTCCGCATCCTGCGTAGGCCGTGCCGCCGCTCGAGCCGTTCGTTGGACGGGCGGCTCAGGGCCGCTTGCCGTTCCAGAACGACTCACATCGTTGAGTGCCCAAGGTTTCCGCATGCCTTGTTTTTGCACAAGGCGCCAATCCGTCACATGTCGCCTCGATGAAGCTTGAGTGTTATTCGTGCAACATGTCTTAACGCTCACAATGCGGGCAGGCCGGCCGGGGTTCCCTGGTTCCTCGGGTGCGACGTCTCGACACGAGGGGGCTGGGCAAGCCCGCGTCCGTCGTGTCAATCTCGGCGACAGTCACGAGAGGTCAGCAAGGCCAGACCACGGCTGAACTGTGAGGGAGTTGAATATGTTGAAGAAAGGCACTCTGGGCGCGCTGGCCGGCATGGTCCTGCTGGCCGGTCCCGCCTTCGCGCAGTCCCAGCCCGCCGTCCTGTACGACCTCGGCGGAAAATTCGACAAGTCCTTCAACGAGGCGGCCTATGCGGGCGCCGAAAAGTTCAAGAAGGACAGCGGCACCGAGTACCGCGACTTCGAGATCCAAAACGACGCCCAGCGCGAGCAGGCCCTGCGCAACTTCGCCCGCCGCGGCCAGAGCCCGATCGTCGCCATCGGCTTCAGCCAGGCGCAGGCCGTCGAGAAGGTCGCCAAGGAATTCCCGGACATCAAGTTCGCCATCGTCGACATGGTGGTCGACCTGCCGAACGTCCGCTCGATCGTGTTCAAGGAGCACGAGGGCTCCTACCTGGTCGGCGTGATGGCCGCCATGGCGTCCAAGTCCGGCAAGGTCGGCTTCGTCGGCGGCATGGACATCCCGCTCATCCGCAAGTTCGCCTGCGGCTACGTTCAGGGCGTGAAGGCCGCCAACGGCAAGGCCGAGGTGTTCCAGAACATGACCGGCACGACCGGTGCCGCCTGGAACGACCCGGTCAAGGGCGGCGAACTCGCCAAGTCCCAGATCGACCGCGGCGCCGACGTCGTCTACCACGCCGCCGGCGGCACCGGCATCGGCGTCCTGCAGGCCGTCGCGGACGCAGGCAAGCTCGGCATCGGCGTCGATTCCAACCAGAACGGCCTGCATCCCGGCAAGGTCCTGACCTCGATGCTGAAGCGCGTCGACGTCGCCGTCTACGACGCCCTGAAGGACGCCAAGGACGGCAAGTTCACGGCCGGCCTCAAGGTGCTCGGCCTCGCCGAGGGGGGCATCGGCTACGCCCTCGACGACAACAACGCCAAGCTGGTCACCGCCGAGATGAAGGCTGCCGCCGACAAGGCGGCCAAGGACATCGTGGCCGGGACCGTGAAGGTCCACGACTACATGTCCGACAACAAGTGCCCGCTCTGACGGCTGAGCGCCGGGACGGCCCCGCCGGGTCGTCCCGCCCCTGAGGCCCGGGCGGCGTCCGCGGTGCCCCGAGGCGACCGGAATCGAGGGTCCATGCGTATCCACTTCGTCGGCACCGGGGACGCCTTCGGGACGGGCGGCCGCTTCAACACCTGCTTCCACCTCACGGCGGGCGGGACCAACATGCTGGTCGACTGCGGCGCCAGCGCCTTCTACGCCCTGAAGCAGACGGGCCTGGACCTGAATGCCATCTCGGCGATCCTGATCACCCACTTCCACGGCGACCACTTCGGCGGCCTGCCCTACTACTTCCTCGACGCCCAGTTCGTCTCGCTTCGCCGGGCCCCCCTCCTGGTGGCCGGCCCGCCCGGGGTCCGCGAAGCCTGCGACAGGCTGCTGGAGGCGAGCTATCCGGGCTTCTCCACGGTGCCGCGCGAATTCGAGGTCCTCTACCAGGAGATCGCCCCCGACGAGACCGCCGCGGTGGCGGGCGCGCAGGTGACGGCCCGCAAGGTCCAGCACGACCCGCACCTCTCCCATTGCTACGGCTACCGCATCGAAACCGGCGGCAAGGTCTTCGCCTATTCGGGCGACACCGCCTGGACCGAGACCCTCGTCCCGCTCGCCAGGGGCGCCGACCTCTTCGTCTGCGAGTGCTACGTGCGCTCCCGCAAGATCAAGGTCCACCTGGACTACGAGACCTTGAAGCAGCACCTGCCCGCCATCGCGGCCCGGCGCGTGCTCCTCACCCACATGAGCGCCGACATGCTCGACCACCTGGACGAGATCGCCGAAGAGACCGCCCGCGACGGCCTCGTCGTCGAGATCTGACGCCTGCGCCGACCGGAGGACCCCCGCCCGCCCATGCCCCCGTCCCGGTCCGCCCCGCCGCCGCTCGCCGCCGTGCCGAAGCCGCCGGCGATCGAACTCGTCGGCATCGACAAGCGCTTCGGCGCCGTCCACGCCAACCGCGACATCCACCTGTCGGTGGCCAAGGGCACCATCCACGGCATCGTGGGCGAGAACGGCGCCGGCAAGTCGACCCTCATGTCGATCCTGTACGGCTTCTACCACGCCGACCGCGGCCGCATTCTGGTCGACGGCCGCGAGGTCGCCATCCGGTCGAGCGCCGACGCCATCGCGGTCGGGATCGGCATGGTCCACCAGCAATTCATGCTGGTCGAGACCCTGACGGTGCTGGAGAACGTGATCCTTGGGGCGGAGGGCTCGCCCTTCCTCGCCAAGGCCGAGGCGCGCGCCCGGTCGCTTATCGCGCGGCTCGCCCGCGACTACGGCCTGACCGTCGACCCCGACCGTCTCTGCGGCGACCTCTCGGTCGGCGAGCAGCAGCGCGTCGAGATCCTGAAGGCGCTCTTCCGCGGCGCCGAGACCCTCATCCTCGACGAGCCGACCGCGGTGCTGACCCCCGCCGAGGCCGACCACCTTTTCCGCATCCTCGGGCAGCTCAAGGCCGAGGGGAAGACGGTCGTCATCATCACCCACAAGCTCCGGGAGATCATGGCCGTGACGGACGCCGTCTCGGTCATGCGCCGCGGCGAGATGGTCGCCACCTGGCCGACCGCCGAGACCACCATGGAGAAGCTCGCCGAAGCCATGGTGGGCCGGCGCGTCCTCCTGCGGGTCTCCAAGGGGGCGTCGGTCCCCGGCCGCGTCCTGCTCGCGCTCGACAACGTCACCGTGAAGTCCCCGCGGGGGACGCTCCTGGTCGACGACGTCTCGCTCCAGGTCCGCGCCGGCGAGATCCTGGGCATCGCCGGGGTGGCCGGCAACGGCCAGTCCGAACTCCTGGAGGCGATCGCCGGCATCCGCCGTCCGTCCGCGGGCCGCATCCGCATCGCCGACGCGGACGCGACCGGGCTCGATCCCGCCGCGATCCGCGAACGCGGCCTCGCCCACATCCCCGAGGACCGGCACCGCATGGGCCTGGTCCTTCCCTTCGAGGCGCGCGAGAACGCCATCCTGGGCTACCAGGACGACCCGCACTACGCCGCCGGCATCCTCTTCGACCCGGCCGCGATCCTCGACGTCGCCCGCCGTCTCGTCCGGGACTACGACGTCCGCCCGCCGAACCCGGGGCTGCGCACGGCCCTCTTCTCCGGCGGCAACCAGCAGAAGATCGTGGTCGGCCGCGAGATCGAGCGCGACCCCGCCGTGCTGCTCGTCGGTCAGCCGACCCGCGGGGTCGACATCGGCGCCATCGAGTTCATCCACCGCCGGCTCATCGAACTGCGCGACCGCGGCAAGGCGATCCTGCTCGTCTCCGCCGAGCTCGACGAGATCCGCAGCCTCTCCGACCGGGTGCTGTGCATGTGCGGCGGCCGGGTCGTCGGGGAGTGCCGGCCGGAGACGAGCGAGGCCGAGATCGGGCTCATGATGGCCGGGGTCGCCGCATGAGTGCGCGCCCCGGCGAGCTGCCCCGGTGGGTCGACTACGGGCTCCTGCCGGCGATCAACGTCACGGCCGCGTTCCTGGTGTCGGGCCTTGTGGTCCTCGCCATCGGCGAGAACCCGGTCGAGGCGGTCCGCATCATGCTCGCCGGCGCGCTCGGCTATGCCGAGGGGATCGGCTTCACCCTCTACTACACGACCAACTTCGTCTTCACCGGCCTGTCGGTCGCGGTCGCCTTCCGGGCGGGGCTCTTCAACATCGGTGCCGAGGGCCAGGCGATGGTCGCCGGCATCGGCGTTGCGCTTGTCTGCCTCGCCTTCGACGGCGCCCCCTGGTGGCTCGTCTTCCCCTTCGCCTTCGCGGCCTCGCTCCTCTTCGGCGCCGCCTGGGCCTTCGTGCCCGGCTGGGCGCAGGCGCGGCGCGGCAGCCACGTCGTCATCACGACGATCATGTTCAACTTCATCGCCTCCGTGCTGATGGTCTACCTCCTCGTCAACGTGATCGGAAAGCCGGGCGCCATGTCGCCCGAGACGCGGACCATCGCGGAGGCGACCCGGCTGCCGCTGATGCGCGACATGCTGAAGCCGCTCGGCATCGACATCGGCGCCTCGCCGCTCAACCCGACGTTCCTCATCGCCATCATGGCTTTGGTCCTGGTCTGGGTCATGATCTGGCGCACCCGGCTCGGCTACGAGATGCGCGCCGTCGGCATCAACCCGACCGCGGCCGTCTATGCCGGCATCGACCCGGGCCGCATCGTCATCGTCGCCATGCTGGTCTCCGGCGCGCTCGCGGGCCTCCTGGCCGTCAACGAGGTGATGGGCGTCCAGCACCGCCTGCTGCTCGAATTCACCGCAGGCGCCGGCTTCGTCGGCATCGCGGTGGCGCTGATGGGGCGGGCGCACCCGGCCGGGATCGCGCTCGCCGCCTTCCTGTTCGGCGTCCTCTACCAGGGCGGCGCGGAACTCGCCTTCGAGAAGCCGAAGATCACCCGCGACATGGTGGTGGTGATCCAGGGCCTGGTCATCCTCTTCGCCGGCGCGCTGGAACGCATGGTCCGCCCCGCGCTCGAACGCCTGTTCGCCCCGCGCGCCGCCGCCGCGGCGGCGGCCGAAAGCTGAGGGTCACGCGGATGGAGAGCCTCGACGCCATCGTGCCGGTCCTCGGCTCCGCGGTGCGGCTGTCGATCCCGCTGCTCTTCGCCTGCCTGGCCGGCCTCTGGTCCGAGCGCTCGGGAATCGTCGACATCGGCCTGGAGGGCAAGATGCTCGGCGCCGCCTTCGCGGCCGGCGCCGTCGCGTTTCTGACCGGGGAGGAGTGGCTCGCGCTCGCCGCCGCGGTGGCGGTCTCCGTCTCGCTCGGGCTCGTGCACGGCTTCGCGTCGATCACCCACCGGGGCAACCAGATCGTCTCCGGCGTCGCCATCAACTTCCTGGCCGCGGGACTGACGGTCCTGCTCGGCCAGGCCTGGTTCGGCGAGGGCGGGCGCACCCCCCAGCTCACCAACGAGGCCCGCTTCCGGCCCATCGTGCTGCCGGGCGCGGAGACGGCCCAGCAGCATTCGGGCTGGGGCAACTTTTACGCGGAGGTGATCTCCGGCCACAACGTGCTCGTCTATCTCGCCTTCCTGGCCGTGCCGCTGACCTGGTACGTGCTCGACCGCACCCGCTTCGGCCTGCGCCTGCGGGCCGTGGGCGAAAACCCGCACGCCGTCGACACGGCCGGCATCTCCGTCGCGCGGCTGCGCTATGCGGCGGTCGTCATCGCCGGAGTCCTGTGCGGCTTCGGGGGCGCCTACCTGGCGGTCGCCCAGTCGGCCGGCTTCATCCGCGACATGACCGCCGGCAAGGGCTTCATCGCCCTCGCGGCCCTGGTCTTCGCCAAGTGGAAGCCGGTCCCCGCCATGCTGACCTGCCTGCTCTTCGGCTTCCTCGACGCGGTCGCGATCCGCCTGCAGGGCACCCCGCTGCCGGTCGTCGGGCAGGTTCCCGTGCAGGTCTTCCAGGCGCTGCCCTATGTCTTGACCGTCGTCCTGCTGGCGGGCTTCATCGGCAGGGCCATCCCCCCGAAAGCCTCGGGCGTGCCCTACACGAAGGACCGCTAGGCATGAGCGCCCTCGACGACCTCTTCGCGGCCGCAGAGGCCGCCCGCCGCAGGGCCTACGCGCCCTATTCCCGGTTCCAGGTCGGCGCCGCGATCCGCGACCCGGACGGCCGCATCCACGCCGGCTGCAACGTCGAGAACGCCGCCTATCCGATCGGCACCTGCGCGGAGGCCGGCGCGCTCGCCGCCATGGTCCTGGCCGGCGCCGACCAGATCGCCGAGATCGCGGTCGTCGGCGGCCCGGAGCATGGCGCCGAGATCCTCTGTCCGCCCTGCGGCGGCTGCCGCCAGCGCATCCGCGAGTTCGGCGGCCTCACCGCCCGCGTCCACCTGCGCGAGCCCGACGGCACCGTCCGCACCCTGACCCTCGACGACCTCCTGCCCGTCAGCTTCGGGCCGGAGCATCTCTGAGGACGCCCTTGCGATATGGACAGTCTGCCCTGTGTCTTGCCCGGGCTTGTCAGACTTCGGGATATAACCCGTCAAACCACAAAGTATCGCCCCGCCTCATCCCGGCGAAGCCTGCCTTGGTTGATCAGACGACTCAGTGTTGACGGAACTGACTGAAGTCGTGTGCCAGGCGCATCGGCTTCTATCCAATCCCTTACTTCGGCTGAGGTCATGCCCTCGGAGGCGCTGGAAAGTGCCCTCAAGCACAGCTGGACGATCTGGCCGCGGCCCGCTCTAGTGCTACTATCCTCCAATCCAAGAAGTGCTTCTAAACTTTCCTTCTTCTGTTCCAGGCTTTCAATTTCTGCATTGATGCGTTCAAGCTCGGCTAGCGCGTCCTCGCGCATCGAGGCTTCCCCCCTGGCTAACCGGTCTCGCTCAGCCGCGATACGAGTAAGCTTGTCTTGAAAGGTGTCCATGACGCTGTGTATTCCTCCTGGCCTCATTCCGCTGCTATGGAATCGTTGTTCAAGCTCTCAATCCGACTACGGATCAGAAGTTCTCGCTGCCTGACGAATTCCGGCAGCATCGTCGGCGACCACAGATCTTGGTCAGTCGGTATCAGATGTCTGATCATGAAGCTCTGATCACGTGTCCTAATCCACTTATCAAAGCTTTCGTTGCTCTTAGATATGTTGTCACCCGCAGTGAGAAGTTGGAGATTTCCAATCCTGTCAACGTTGGCCATCACCCTTTCAACTACCGAAAAAGGGATGTTTTGCCCCATCAAAGCTCGCCGATTGACAGTCGAGGCAGGAAAAATGTGATCGACATGGTGAGGTACGCTGCCCCAATTCCTATCGTCATACAGAAGAGAAAGCACTAAAAACACTAGTTTTTGACCATAGCGGAACTGAAAAATCGCATCAATAGTCTCTCCGGTCAAGCCTGCCTGTCGTTTCAGATGACGTGTCAAGCTATTATTGAGTTCACCTAACGGAAATGACGGATTAGTCGTTAGGGAACTAGCAATAGTGCTGCGAGCGACGCCTAGAGTGCTGTCGGATTGTCCGCCAAATACGCGATTGAGGAGGGCGGATATCAGCCAGCGCCGAATCCTAGCTATATCGCGAATGTTTTCGGGCGTCTCCCGTTCAGTCAAGTCTCGCTCAGACTTGTGAAGAAAATAGGCTATCGGCATAAGGGCATTCAAACTGGTCAGGTTCTCTCGGTCGATGCCAAGCCGATTGATAAGGGTGAACGTTCGGATGAGAGTTCGCTTAACCGACCTCCAGCTCGCCCGCATGATGTCCAGGTTCTTGTTGTGGAAGTTTGCAATCTTGTAAACGTGATCAAGGTCATTCAGCAAAAGGCAGGATTTCATAATAAAGTCTTTACTCACGTCGTTCTTGCGTTCAAGTCCGCCATTAATTGTCTCTACAAGGCCGTATATTTCATCTCGAGCCGAAATATCGGACCATTTCGACGTAATTACTGAAAGCATAAGATCGGACTTGCTTAGTTTGGTTCCGCCATCGTTTGCGCGAACAAAGATCCCTAATACCCGATCGTAATCTTGGTCCTTTTCCGTGTAATAGCAAATAATCTCATCTTTCCAAACCATTCGATAGAGTCGGTCAATGTTCCGAGTCATCGTCCTCTCATCGGACCGAGTGAGCCGATCCGATATGCTATCGAGCAATGTGTCCTTGTATCGGTCGAACGCTTCCTCGCCTGGATAGTCAAGGATATCGCCAACCTTGATCCAAACACTGTTAGCGTTAGATCGGGGAGCCTTTTCGAGGAGTTGCAGGCCGTACCGACCTTCGATGTCGTCCTCACCGCTTGCAATCGGCACGGAAGGGTCGATGAGCAGGTCAAGGTACAAACGCTTCCTTTGCCACGCGTCGGGGTTTTCCCATCGCTTCCACTTCGACTTGACGGTGAATGAGCCGCGTAGCCCTATCAGGAGGGAAGTAAGTCTCTGTTGGCCGTCCAAGACAAGCGTAACGTCTCTGCCATCGGTCTCCGCAATTTCGTTGTGTATCTCTCCGAATCGAAAGTTCTCCGCAAACCGGTAGATCTGCCAATTCTGCCGGTTCTCACGTGCGATGTCCCAAAATAAGAATGAGCTGATTGGATATCCCTTCAGGAGGGAATCAAATAGCGCAACAACCTGTTCGGGATCCCAAACAAATGGCCTCTGAATGGCAGGTAAGAAATAGCTGCGGTTGATTTTCTCAACGACGTTCGAGATCGTCGTGGCTGTATAGGGCACCCGTAACTCCTCTGCCGGTGCAAACCGCTAGTCATCGAATAGAAAAGTATTGATATAATTAGGTATATATCATTAGGGGCCCCTTTCGATACGATGAATCCAGTCAGCTCGATATGTACCGTGCTATGCGTATTGGAACCTCAACTGATTCCTCAGTCAACCACATTCACAACACGATTTCAGAATCGTCCCCTGTGTCGAGCCTAATGCAGAGCGCCGCCGAGCGTCAGGACTACCCGGCAAAGACAAACAGGGAGGCCCGGCGCCACGTCAGCCCGGCCCGGTCCCGCCCTCACGCCTTCCGGTAGACCTCCCGCCCGGCCACGTAGGTCGCCGCCACGGCCCGGTCGTCGCCGAGCACCGCCAGGGCGAAGAGCCGGTCCTCGAGGCTCTCCGACAGGTCGTCGCGGGCCGCAAGCAGCGGCGTCGCGCGCGGGTCGAGGATCGTGAGGTCCGCCCATTTGCCCGCGTCGAGACTGCCGATCTCGGCCCCGAGATGCATCAGCCGGGCGTTGCCGAGGGTGGCGAGGTAGAAGGAGCGGGTGGCCGGGAGCCGCCGGCCCGCCAGCATGGCGACCTTGTGGGCCTCCCCCATGGTGGCGAGCATGGAGTAGCTGGTGCCGCCGCCGACGTCGGTGGCGAGCCCGAAGCCGACCGGCCGGTGCGGCGCCCCCACATGCGCGAGGTCGAACAGGCCCGAGCCCAGGAAGGTGTTGGAGGTCGGGCAGTGCACCACCGCCGAGCCGCTCTCCGACAGGCGCCGGCACTCGTCGTCGGAGAGGTGGATCCCATGCGCGAAGAGCGAGGTCGGGCCGAGGAGCCCGTGCCGCTCGTAGACGGCCGTGTAGTCCCGGTCGTTCGGGAAGAGCGCCGCCACCGTCTCGATCTCGCGCCGGCTCTCGGAGAGATGCGTCTGCATCAGGCAGTCCGGGTGGGCCTTCAGGAGCGCGCCCGACACCGCCAGCTGCGCCTCGCTCGACGTGATGGCGAAGCGCGGCGAGATCGCGTAGACGAGCCGCCCCCGCTTGTGCCAGTGCCCGATCAGCGCCTCGCTGTCGAGCCCGCCCGTCTCCGGATCGTCCGTGACGGCGGCGGGCGCGTTGCGGTCCATCATGGTCTTGCCGGTCGCCAGCGCCATCCCGCGCGCCTCCGCGGCGGCGAAGAGCGCCTCGGCCGCGACCTTGTGCACCGAGGAGAAGACCAGCGCCGCGGTGGTCCCGTGCGCCAGGAGCCGGTCGAGGAAGATCCCGGCGGCCACTTCGGCGTGAGCCTGCTCGGCGAAGCGGGCCTCCTCCGGGAAGGTGAAGCGCGCGAGCCAGTCGAGCAGGTCGCGCCCCGGCGCCGCCAGCATCCGGTACTGCGGGAAATGGATATGTGCGTCGACGAAGCCGGCCGTCAGGATCGCCTCGCCCCAGTCCTCCCGCGCCACCCCGGCGGCGGACGGGGGCAGCTCGCCCATCGGCCCGCTCCACGCGATCCGCCCGTCGTCGCCGATCAGCACGCCCCCGTGCTCCGCGTAGCGCACCGCCCCGTCGCCCTCGAGCGCGGGGTCGCCCGTGAAGTCGAGGACGCGGCCGGTCATGAGCTTCATGGCGGTTCGCGCTCCTTCAGGCCGCATGCCGGGCGGCCAGGTCCGCCACGAAGCGGACCATCGCCTCGACCGCGAGCCCCAGGTCCGCGACGCTCGTGAACTCGGCCGGGTTGTGGCTGATGCCGCCCCGCGAGCGGACGAACAGCATGGCGGACGGGAAGGCCCGCGCCATCGCCATGGCGTCGTGCCCGGCCCCCGAGGGAAGCCGCCGCGTGTTCTCGCCGAGCGAGGCGACCGCCCGCGCCAGCCCCTCCTGCAGGCTCTCGTCCATCGGGCAGGTGGGGGTGTCGGCGAAGCGCTCGAAGCGGATCTTCACCCCGCGCCGGTTGGCGATCTGGTCGGCCTCGTAGCGGATGCGCTCGATGGCGGCCAGCCGCGGCGCGTCGGCCCCCGCCCGGATGTCGAGCGTCGCCTCCACCTCGGAGGGGATCACGTTGACGGCGCCGGGCCGCACGTCCACGCGCCCGATCGTGGCGACGAGGCCGCCGGTCCCCTCCCGCCCGACCCGCTCGATGAAACCGGCGAGTTCGACCAGCGCCGCGAAGGCGTCGCGCCGGAGCGGCATCGGCACCGTGCCGGCATGGCCGGCCTCGCCCCCGATCGTGATGCGGAACCGCGACTGCCCGGCGATCGAGGTCACGACACCCAGCGGCTCGCCCTTGTGCTCCAGCACGGGCCCCTGCTCGATATGCAACTCCACATAGCCGATCACCGACCCGGGCGGGATCACGGCCTCGCGGATCCGCTTCGGGTCGCCGCCATAGGCCCGGATGGCGTCCGCCAGCGTCACCCCGCCGCGATCCGCCATCTCCAGCCATTCCGCCCGGTAGGTGCCCGAAACCGCGGCCGAGGACGACAGGGAGGTCGGAAACCGCACGCCCTCCTCGTCCCCGAACGCGAGCACCTCCAGCCCGAAGGGCAGCGCGATGCCGCGCGCCGCGAGCTCCTCGGCGACGAGCAGGCCGGCGACCACCCCGAGGTTGCCGTCGTACTTGCCGGCGTCGATCACC carries:
- a CDS encoding allantoate amidohydrolase produces the protein MADMLAIHDLGARALDLLDRLAAVTDEPGRITRLYLSPAHRRAADMVAGWMRERGLEVSEDAIGTLRGFRAPSAAGPQANRRLLIGSHIDTVIDAGKYDGNLGVVAGLLVAEELAARGIALPFGLEVLAFGDEEGVRFPTSLSSSAAVSGTYRAEWLEMADRGGVTLADAIRAYGGDPKRIREAVIPPGSVIGYVELHIEQGPVLEHKGEPLGVVTSIAGQSRFRITIGGEAGHAGTVPMPLRRDAFAALVELAGFIERVGREGTGGLVATIGRVDVRPGAVNVIPSEVEATLDIRAGADAPRLAAIERIRYEADQIANRRGVKIRFERFADTPTCPMDESLQEGLARAVASLGENTRRLPSGAGHDAMAMARAFPSAMLFVRSRGGISHNPAEFTSVADLGLAVEAMVRFVADLAARHAA